The Schistocerca nitens isolate TAMUIC-IGC-003100 chromosome 2, iqSchNite1.1, whole genome shotgun sequence nucleotide sequence AGTGACAAGAGACGGCAGTCACACGTCCACGGATTCCCGTACAACTCCACTGTGATAAGATCCGAAATTTCCGTTGGCAGTTCCAATGTCTGCAGCTTGTTGTTAGCGAGGAACAAGTAGTGCAGGTTGGGCACGTCCGAGAATGTGTTCTGTGGGATGAACTCGAGACGATTGTTGAACAGTGCCACAACGGCTAACTTGTCCTTGTGCAGGAAAAGTCTCTCGTCCAAATATGTCAGCTGGTTGTTGTACAGATACACACTCTCTAGGTAGGGGTTGAATCGGAAGGTTTCCTCGTGCAGGTACGTGAGAGAATTATCACTGAGTGTGACGACTTTAAGATGATGGTTGTAGCGGAAAGTGTAGTGGTGTACGCTCTTCAGTGAACAGTTGGTCAGGTAGACTTCCTCTAGGAGCGAATTGTTGGCAAACAGTTCCGACGGAAGCTGGCGCAGAGGGTTGTGGCTAAAGTTGACCTTCATCAGGTTCTTGTTAGCCTCGAGGAGGCGCTCGCTCAGAGTAGCCAGCTTATTGCGCCCCAGGTCGAGAAAATTCAGTTGCAGTAGCGGCTGGAAAGTATCTACTGCCACAGTTTCTATGATATTGTTGTCGACGTAGAGTACTTTGAGGTTGGGTGTGCTGGTAAACATGGTTCCATCCAGAAACGGGATGTCATTGTGGGGCATGTTGAGCGTCTCGAGGTTCTGGAGGTGTTGGAAGAGATCAGAGCGCAGCTTGCCCAGTCTGAGACCGGGCAGGAAGAGTGAGCGCAGCTCGGAAGTGAACAGGAATATCTGCGGGTCGAGCCACTTGAGCGGGTTGAAGCCGATGCTGAGCGCGTTCAGATGGCTGCAATGTTTCAACAGGTCCGTCGGCAGCGACTGCAGGGAGTTGTTGGCGATGCACAGCACCCGCAGCTCGGGCACGTCGCTTAGCATGAGGTCGGACGCTTGCGTCAGCCGGTTGGCCGTGAGGTACAGCCTCTCCAGCTTGGGTAGCCGGTGGAAGGCGTGGGCCTCCACAATCGAGATCTCGTTGTTCTTCAGCAGCAGGGTCTCCAGTTCATTCATCTGTTGGGCAATACAGACGTAGTTGTCGACTACAGTGGAACACAAACATCATAACAGAAATACATAAAGATcaaacagccagaatacaaaaagagattaaacacatttcagaCAATATCaactttctgaaacttcctggcagattaaaactgtgagccagaccgagactcgaactcgggacctttgcctttcgcgggcaagtgctctaccaaacaaACAATACCATACATCAGCAATAGCCactcacctgcatgaaacaaaacatgtTAACAACACtagtatcagcatcctacacatccaaccaaaaggtagtaaactagacatccttgaaactcCAAATgtacaaacacaaaaaaacaaccTGAATCCATATTAAagaacaactgagctacccaagcacgactcacgccccgtcctcacagctttcattccgccagtacctcgtctcctaccttccaaacttcacagaagctctcctgcgaacctgtggctaagccatgtctccgcaatatcctgtcttccaggagagctagttctgcatggttcgcaggagagcttctgtgaagttttgaaggtatgagacgaggtactggcggaatcaaagctgtgaggacggggcgtgagtcgtacgtgggtagctcagttgatagagcacttgcctgcgaaaggcaaaggtcccaagttcgagtctcggtccggcacacagttttaatctgccaggaagtttcatatcagcgcacactccgctgtagagtgaaaatttcattccagaaacatcaactttctactcaccatccaagaagcaagaaagattgtaacaatgagcccacaagcaccttgccttagatcacaaccaaagCTACAGAAAAATGGGACCCCCATGAGGCCTATAGTGAACTGTAGGAAGAGCCCAACATTCAAACTCAACAAAAtgctcttcagaattctcaaagaAGCACACACATTCagtaatgagagaacacttaaaagccggccggtgtggccgagcggttctaggcgctacagtttggaaccgcgcgaccgctacggtcgcaggttcgaatcctgcctagggcatggatgtgtgtgatgtccttaggttagttgggtttaagtagttctaagttctaggggactgatgacctcagcagttaagtcccatagtgctcagagccatttgaaccatttgaacacttaaaaacacaacagaatttacacaacaCGTCAAAAACATAGAAGTACCtaatggagccacacttgcctcatttggcTTACAAAACCTTTATTCCTCAGTGCCAATAGATCACACACTACAGATAATCAATGACAATCTGCAAAAGCCCaaaaaaatcccttcaactcacataactgaactaatggacctgcttcaattcacactttcacaaaactattttaaatttaacaataaaatctacaaacaaacagatggtctggcaatgggcttcAATCTTTctggattgctagcagaaatatttataaataacttagaagacaaaatcctgaattttaATCACCACCTTCTCAaacatatcatctactactacagatatgtagatgatactatcattttaatcaaaggcactaaagatgacctcagtgagttgaatcagttattcaacaactcccatgaaaacataaaattcgcaGTTGAACACCAAACAGATGACAGCATAAATTTCTTGAACTTTACcattaaaataaagaataacagacgtcagtttgaaatttatcggaagcctgcCACAACACACAcgacaatccacaactcctcttgtcacCCCACAGCAAACAAAATgacagcattccggtacatgatcaacagagctatccaactaccactctctgaagacaaatgtgatcaagaaattgaaataataaaacaaacagctattgaaaatggttataacagctgcatggtagacaccctaaaacactcaataatggcaaagcaaccacaacacaaagaaacaaaaagaaaatatcatcttccatacaatccccattctaggtaacatttcatatcAGACTGACAATGTCTTCAAatgaaaaggcataagcatatcctttaccagAGACAACAAGTTTGGACAGAAGCTATCCCACAAAATCAGCACATGAAacacacttcatcacacaggtgtgtacaaaattgaatatttggactgtgactgcttctacataggccagacaagcAGATCATTTCAGATTAGGTTCAAAGAACACATGGTAGCactaaaagcaaaacaaaaaataccatacatcagcaatagccacccacctgcatgaaacaaaacaccatgttaacaacacaagtatcagcatcctacacatccaaccaaaaggcagaaaactagacatccttgaaacactccaaatatacaaacaccaaacaaaacaacctgaatccatGTTAAACGACAAAtatgacaatatttacaagagtatcatctctgttttcaggacCTGCCTAAATCATTAaaattgcgcccccccccccccccacacacacaaccttggtatttaccataaatatttagttatgtcaCCATGatagctgccaagagtacaagataTTGACCTAATTTACATATATATCATCACaacaacagcttgtaccccttgtcagcttgaacctatatgtacatcaactactggcacaattTGCACAttcatctgcatattttaaagcattaatcagcctttaggcagttattacatgtaacagatgtaATCTTAAGAACCGTTGCCAAGTAAAGTTTGCTCTCATAAAATCAGTCTTGCcacgctctctctccctctcactttctctttctctccctctgccTCCAGATTTTCACATCTATCTATTAATCCcaatcacaattgtaatttatgtataattttaccgctgtagccaatatgattattgtacttaaagtttgtaacattcCACCTGATTGTaaaaacaagtatgaagtttaagctgttttaacatttcacctgattgtataaacgagtatgaagtttaagaaGCTATTTTAACTTGTCGAAATCGggtttatataccacctgaagtatttattccaacacatgtattcgacacctcaaaacaaacacctccaaatccctAAAAATATTCTCTAATAATGTTGGTACGAtgaatattctttgcactttgcgatagTGTTTTCCcttctgctatacgatccttgCACCCAATAGTTTCCAGGCACCATATTTGTTTACTaagtatgacagtatacatgtgatatgttacgccggcctgtgt carries:
- the LOC126236849 gene encoding leucine-rich repeat-containing protein 15-like produces the protein MLGIAVALWAAVALLVTPGHCSWYYRDCPCSRGLLTANCSGRGLFRIPDCVSQHITELDFSGNKLKSVGPNTFSQMNELETLLLKNNEISIVEAHAFHRLPKLERLYLTANRLTQASDLMLSDVPELRVLCIANNSLQSLPTDLLKHCSHLNALSIGFNPLKWLDPQIFLFTSELRSLFLPGLRLGKLRSDLFQHLQNLETLNMPHNDIPFLDGTMFTSTPNLKVLYVDNNIIETVAVDTFQPLLQLNFLDLGRNKLATLSERLLEANKNLMKVNFSHNPLRQLPSELFANNSLLEEVYLTNCSLKSVHHYTFRYNHHLKVVTLSDNSLTYLHEETFRFNPYLESVYLYNNQLTYLDERLFLHKDKLAVVALFNNRLEFIPQNTFSDVPNLHYLFLANNKLQTLELPTEISDLITVELYGNPWTCDCRLLSLSKLLSMGVVTLGSERPRCHEPARYSGIDLYAVTRSLHCSADGTEVDPYGSAQKTAAALLEARVSEQCHSYYAWAVALAVLLSLALAALAALIWLQRAPRRCWPGGGAVAGDASIVRISNGPRRAAGGGSDGDHIAILNEE